A stretch of the Montipora foliosa isolate CH-2021 unplaced genomic scaffold, ASM3666993v2 scaffold_458, whole genome shotgun sequence genome encodes the following:
- the LOC137989423 gene encoding uncharacterized protein, whose amino-acid sequence MPTCILFFANQIHYLMYSILVFQLASSIMFVHVDLLMTEVVECFVVCHWAVSYNKLTERHVSRAATNVIEVIRDGSCQPRELYESLIETFSKEGDLVLDIGSANGNGMLAAVRLKRPSVSINKHTTEDMRSPKYHNGSGGSVTWSLSLKV is encoded by the exons ATGCCCACATGCATCCTATTTTTTGCTAATCAAATTCATTATTTAATGTACAGTATTTTGGTTTTTCAACTTGCGAGTTCAATTATGTTTGTCCACGTAGACTTGCTGATGACAGAGGTGGTGGAGTGCTTTGTTGTGTGTCACTGGGCCGTTTCCTACAACAAGTTGACTGAAAGGCACGTGTCAAGAGCTGCCACCAATGTTATTGAGGTCATCAGAGATGGTTCATGTCAGCCAAGAGAACTCTACGAGTCTCTGATTGAGACATTTTCAAAAGAGGGTGACCTCGTCCTTGATATTGGCAGTGCAAATG GAAATGGAATGCTTGCTGCTGTGCGGCTGAAGAGACCTTCTGTGTCAATAAATAAGCATACTACAGAAGACATGAG ATCCCCGAAATATCACAATGGAAGTGGTGGAAGCGTGACGTGGTCCTTGTCATTGAAAGTGTGA